CACCGACAGGGCCTCCAGGAAGCGCGGTTGCATCCCCACACCACCGTCGAACTGCAGGACGAGCGTCCACTCGCCGCCCGAACCCGGCACCGTGAAGGCGCCCGCGATGAAGGAGTCGTCCCAGTAGTCCGTCGCGTCGCGCAGGTCCGCGTGCCGCTCGATCAGCGCGTCCACTCCCGCGCACCTGCCCCGGGGCTCCGCGCCCATCGCACGCAGTGCGTCGTCGGGGGTGACGCCCCGGACCAGCGTCAGGCCGTATCCGCCCCTGATCGCGTCGCGGAACAGCGGGGAGAAACGAATCCAGGCGTAGTCATCTGCGGTCACCGAAGGCATGCACCGCAGTCTGCCCGCCACCACTGACATCCCCCCGACCCGCACGGCCCGCTTGCAGATCACCCGCGTCGGCGTGCAGCCGGCACCCGAACACTCCCTAGGAACGCCGCCCTGCCAGCGCAACGCCCGTACCGACCCCCGCGATCACCAGGCCGATCCCGCCGAAGATCAGCGGCAGCAGCCACAGCGAGGCGAACCCCTTGATCCGCGCGTCCTCGGGGGAGTTGGCGCGGTACAGCACCTCGACCCGCTCGCCCTCCTCGTACGACGGTGGGTTGGAACCCGTAGAGCTCCGGAACGTCCTCGGGGTGCCGTCCGCCGACGTGAACTCGACCACCGGGTACGCCGCAGGCTTGTCGTTGCCCCGCTTCTTGCGGGAAACGCCGTTGTCGTCGTTCCGCCACTCCAGCGACACCACGGTGCCCGGGGCGCGCTCCGCGTTCGCCAGGAAGGAGACCGACACCCCCGCCAGGATCAACCCGACGACCAAGAACAACGACCCGAACGCGATCGCCCCGATCGAGAACCACTGCCGGGCCCCCCGCCCACGCACCTGAACCTGCACAGCGTCCCTCTCACTTGTCCGGAGTGAGGGACGCTATCCCAGACGCGCCGACGCCGTGCGTCCGCCCCGGGGGGATCAGATCACCAGCGGTGCCTCCGACCAGCGACGGACCCGGTACGGGGCCCACCACAGGTGGTCGCCGAGACGCAGGACGAGGGTCTCGCCCATGAGGTCGTCCAAAATCGGTCGCGGGATCGCGTCGGCGCGGGCGCCGTCGGTGAGGGCCCCGATGGCGTCGTGGTACTCCGGTTCGTCGATGGTGAAGCGGCGCAGCTCGCCGTAGCGCCGGTCGCGTACCTGGATGAACCCCGGGCCGTGCCGGAAGACGCATTTGCAGATGTAGTAGGCGTTGCGCCACGCGAGCGCCGCCGCGGCCGGGTCGGCGGTGCCGAGGACGGCGGTCGGCGGGTGGAGATGGCTGTAGTGGCGCCAGGCGTCCGGGTCGGGGCCGGTGTGGAGCTGCCAGTCGACCGAGATGGCCAGGCTGGACAGGTCGCCGACGAAGCTGAGCGCCCGGACCGACCAGGCCGCGTCGGCGGGGTCCGTCACGTCGACCGGGCGGGGGAGCGTGACGTGCCGGGCCCCGGCGGCGAAGAGCCGCCGGGCGGCCTCGCCGCCGGTGATGTCGATCTCGTAGCGACCCAGGGACATGCTGGGCAGCGTGCCCACCTCGGGGTCGTAGTCCCGTGAGGCGGTCACGGTGAAAGGGGCGGTGCCGGTGAGTGCTGGAGTCATCGTCGTCTCTCCGTCGAGCGGTCGTCGCGGGGTGGTCAGGCGGTCGTCGCGGCGAGTTCGGTGTCGCGGGCGGAGGTGTGCCGCATGAAGTCGATCCGCAGGAACTCCTCGTTGAGCGCCGGCGGCGCGATCTGGACGAACTGCCCGCTGTCCTCGAAGACCAGGCCGAGCGCCCGCCACCGCGTCAGTACCTGCCGCAGTGCGTCCTCGCCCACGTGGTGGTCCTCGTCCAGCTTGCGGGCGGCCGCCTTCACCGTGTGCGGCTGGTCGAGCAGTCGGAACAGGGCCAGCTCGAACGGGTCGGTCAGTTCCAGGTGCGTCCAGTCGAAGGCCCGGCGCTTGCTGACCAGGACGATCCGGTCTTCCAGGTCGCAGTGGGTGAGACGGCTGCCGGAGTAGTTCCGCTTCCAGTGCACAATGGCCTCGTTGAGGCGGTCGACGACGTCCTCGCCGATCCCGCGCGGCGGCACGTCGAAGACATAGGCGAGGTCGAACATCTCGGCGTCCGGGAGGTCGTACGTGAGCCGGTACGGTTCGGCGGCGCGCAGTTCGGAGAAGCCGAGCCCGGGGTTGTTGAAGTAGGGGCTGAACCGCTCGATCGCGATCCGGGAGGACGGGCCCACGGGCGGGTTGAGGTGCTCCAGCGCGGCCAGTTGGGCCACCACGTCGTCGTAGTCCTCGACGTCCTCGCCGGGAAAGCCGTGCAGGTAGTTCCAGGCCACCGAGAGGCCGACGGTGGCGGCGTCCCGGAGCATCCGGACGTTCTGGCCGCCGGTCACACCCTTGTCCATCAGCGTCAGCACCCGGCTGTTGAGGCTCTCGATGCCCGGCTGGACGAAGATCAGGCCCGCGTCGGCGAGGGTCTGGAGCTGCCCCTGGCGCATGTTGGACTTGATCTCGATGTGCATCCGCAGGTCGAACCCGCTGTCGATGATGCGCGGCAGCACCGTGTTCACGTAGCCCATGTCGAGGATGTTGTCGACGACGTACATGTCCAGGACCCGGTGTTTGCGGGCCAGTTCGATGATCTCGTCGTAGAACACGTCCGGGCTCTTGCTGCGGAACTGCATGAACGAACCGTTCAGCCCGCAGAAGGTGCAGTGGTGCTTCTCGCCCCACCAGCAGCCCCGCGCGCCCTCGACCACCAGCTTGGGCTCGACCCAGTGGCGCGCGTGGGAGGAGGCGAGCCGCTCGAAGTACCCGGAGTAGTCCGGCGGCAGGATCGAGGCGGGCGGCAGAGGTTTGGTGCTCATGGCATTGACCACGGAGGCGCCGTCCGCGTCGCGCCAGCACAGCCCGGGTACGTCGGACAGCGGCTCGTCGGCGTCCAGCGCCCTGAGCAGCGCGGGGAACGACACCTCGCCCTCCCCGCGCAGGACGTAGTCGACGAAGGGGAAGTTGCGGTGGACGGTCTCGCCCTGCTTGCCGTCGCAGTTGGCGCCGCCCATGGCCGTCGCGATGTGCGGGGCGAGGCGCTTGACGTACTTGGCAGCCGCCAGGGCGGCGGTGTTCTGCTGGAACGTCGAGGTGAAACCGACCACGTCCGGAGCGAGTTCGACGATGCGCTCGGCGATGTGCTGGACGAAATCGGGTGCGGTCACGTGCAGCGCCTTCGTCATCTCCATTCGAGCCCCGCGCACCCGGCTGCTCATTGCCTCGGTGAACTCGGGAACCCGCCACTGGGGGTCGTCGTAAAGAGCGGAGGAGAACACCCAGTCACCGCAGCCCAGGAAATAGGAACCGAGCGCGTAGTAGGAGTAGTCCTCCAGGTCGAATTCGGTGTTCTTGGTGGTCCAGTCCACGTATTCGATATTGGCGTGGAGAACGTCTGCCGTTGCGCCCGGGACACGCTCGTCGACACTGCGCTTGAGAATTCCGAGAGCCAGCGACGGGAGATCGATCGGGGCCCAGGGCATGTTCACCAGGAGTACGCGCATGGCTGGCCTCTTCTCATTGTGATCAGTGGGCGGAGTCAGTGATCTGTCGGGCATCCGGCCGGGAATCCGGTCCGGTCTGGTCGGGGGCCGGTCGCGCACGGAGTGCGAGGCCGGCCCCCTGGTGCTACTTGTCCTCGTTCTCCATCTCCTCCGCGGAGCGGAGGTAGACGACGACTCCGACGCCCGGCTTGCGGCTCTCCTCGTCGCCCTCGAGCGGGTCGCCGTGGATGATGTCCTTCTGCATGATGTTCACCCCCTCTCCGGGTGCGGGGACGGCTCGGCCGGTACGGGCGCCGAAGGCAGCCCGCGGCCGAGAAACCTGAGGGACCGCTGGATCACGGCCAGGTGGTCGGCGCCGTCGTAGCCGTCATGGCCCGAGTCCAGCCACATCAGCTCGTGGTCCACCCCGCCCGCGCGCAGCACGGCCAGGTACGCCTCGACCTGTTCCGGCGGGCACTTGGCGTCCCGCCGCGCGGCGACGACCAGCAGCGGGGAGCGGATGGCCGCCGCGTACGAGGACGGGGAGGCGTGGGCATAGGCGTCGGGCACCTGGTCCGGAGTGCCGCCGAACAGCGCGGTGTCCAGCGCCTGGAGGGCGGGCGTGGAGTGCCGGAACGCCGTCACGCAGTCGGCGAGCGGTTTGACGGCCACCCCGACGTTCCACAGGTCCGGACGGGTTCCCATGGCCAGCAGCGTCAGGTAGCCGCCCCACGACGTGCCGCAGAGGCCCACGGCGCCCTCGCTGCCGATGCCCCGGTCCAGCAGCTCGGCCCGGGCCCGCACGAGGTCGGCGACCTGGGTGTGGCCGACGCCCTCGGAGTAGGCGGAGCGCCAGCGCGGCCCGTAGCCGGTCGAGCCACGGTAGTTGACGCGGGCCACGGCGTAACCCGAGCCGACGAGGGCCTGCACCATGGGGTCGTAGGCATCGCGATCGTGGTCGGCCGGGCCGCCGTGGACGAGCAGGACGAGCGGGTGCGGCGCGGGACGGTCGGCGGGCGTCGTGACGAAGGTGTGCACCGGGCCGTCCGGCCCGGGCGTCCACAGGTCCTGGCGGTGGCCGAACCGGGGAAGGCGCCACTGGCTCTGTCCGGGCAGCGGCGCACCCGACAGGGACAGTGCGCGCGGCACGTTCACCGCATCGGTCCAGATGAAGTGCACGTCACCGTCGGCGGCCGGCGACGCGTCCAGGATGCTGCCCTCCGGGGTGGCCACCGGGGTCAGTTCGCGGCGGTTCAGGTCGGCGGTGAACAGCCGACTGCGGCCGTGCCGGTCCTGCCGGAGCAGGACCCGCGCGCCACCCGGGCCGGGGTACCAGCGGGCGGTCGTCTCGGTGTCGAACGAGCACCAGGGCAGCAGCTCCAGTCCGCGCCCGGGGGCCCAGGTGCCGAGGTGGTAGCGGCCTGCCCGCTCGCGCATGACCAGCAGCAGGGGGCGGCCGGGCGTCGGTACGGGGCCGGAGAACGGCGCCGGCCCGGGTAACGGCCCGTGCGTGGGCGCAAAGCCGAGCGCCCAGGTGCGCTCGCTGGTGCCGGAGAGCACCGCGACGGTGGTCCCGTCCGGGGTCAGCAGCGTCACGGCGCGGGCGGAGTGCGCGGGTCCGGAGACCGCCAGCAGCCCGCCGTCCGGCGCCAGGTCACACAGCGAGCCGGAATCCGTCGTGCACAGGACGGGTGCGCCCGTGCCACCGCGCCGTCCCATATGGATGCTGAGCCCTTCGGGGCTCCGGATGCCGACGGCCACCGCGCCCCCGGCCGCCAGTGCCAGCCCGGCGGGCCGCCCGTACGGCACCCCGGACAGCGCAGGACGGTCCGGGCCGCCGTCGAAGTGCTGGGTGCGCCAGCCGCCGCTGCCGCCACGGTCCTCGTCGAACCACCAGACGGCCTCGTCGTCGTCGATGGCGCACAGCAGCGTGCCGTGCGGACGGTCCGTCAACTGCCTCTCGATGCCACTGGACCGGTCCCACGCGAAGATCTCGCACCGGCCGTCCGCGTCCCCGGTGTACACCATCCGGTCCGGGTGCCGGGGGCTGGTCACCGGCAGCACAGGCCGGTAGACGCCGTAGTTGCGCGTGGCCGCCCGCGGCGGGGCCGGCGTCACGGCGTCTCCCGGGCCACGAGCCCGGCCCTGGAGCTTGCGTACAGCGCCAGCCCGGCGAACGCGCCCGCGCAGCCCAGTGCCACGGCACGGCCCCCGTACGCCGACACCAGGACCCCCGCCGCCACGGGCGCGAGCACCGCGACGCCCTGGCCGGCGGTGCCCAGCACCGTCCCCATCCGGGCCAGCAGCCGGTCGGGGGTGACCAGCACCGCCCGGGTCTGCAGCACGACCACCACGGACGGCACGATCAGCGACACCCCGCTCAACAGCAGCCCGTAGGCCCAGGTCCGGGACGCGAACGCGAGCCCGGCCGCCGTCGGCACCATGGCCCACGACGCCCCCGTCACGATCCGCGCCGCCGGAACCCTCCGCACCAGCCACGGCGCCGCGAGTGCGCCCAGCAGCCCGCCGACGCCCGCCAGGGTGAGGATGAGCCCGATCGAGGAGGGGCTGGCGCCCTGGGCGTGGGAGGCGAACACCGCGTGGAAGTACAGCGCGCCGAGCAGCGCGTTGATCCCGGCGGTCCACACCACCACGAAGCGCAGGAAGGGCTCCGCCCATACGAAGCGCAGTCCTTCGGCGAGGTCACGGGTGAACGACGCGGCAGGACCCTCCCGTCCGGGCGTCAGGTCCGTGCGGATCGCCTTGCTCAACACGGCCACCAGCAGGAACGATGCCGCGTCCGCGAGCAGCGGCACCCACCGCGCCAGCTGGTACAGCACGCCGCCCAGCGTCGGCCCGACGATCTGCACCGCCTGGTCCCGCGCCTGTAGGTACCCGATCGCCCTGGCGTATCCGTCGGGCGGCACCAACCGCCGGATCGTCCCGGAGGCCGCCGCCCCGTAGGTGGCGCTCGCCGCCTGCTCCACCGCTGCTGCGACGAGTACGTGGACGAGGACGACATGGCCGAGGGCCACGGTCACGAACACCGATCCCATGGCGCCCGCCGCGACCAGGGCCGCCGCGTACATCATCGGCTTGCGCGGCCACCGGTCGGCGAACACGCCCGCCACCGGCGAGACCACCAGGCCGCTGACCAGTGCCACCGACGCGACAAGTCCGGCGAGCCCGGCCGGATATCCGGCACCCAGCAGAATCAGTGGAAGAAAGAGGGAGGACGCGCAGGTACCGAGACCGTCGACGGCGCCCGCCGTCCAGAAGAGCAAGAAATCCCGTCTTCGGAACGGGGAAGAGGACGGGGCTTCAGATAATTCGGGGCCGGAAGATCGTAATCGCTCCTCGGCCTCCTCCATCAAGTATCCCGCTCGGAGACAATTGCTGACGCGAACGCACCCACAATGCCCCCTTTAATAAGCGGACTTACGGCCGTTGAGGAAAGCGATCGTATCGAACGGATACGCCCATCACAACACCGCCTTCGATGGGATTCTTGATCAAGGAACGTGGTGTTCCGGAGTCCCGGACAAATGATCTACGCGCGTGGATCTTGAGGACAACGCTCTTCCTTTGCAGAACTGCCGTCTTTCGGCTCACCGGAGTGGATTTCCGGACCGCTTGTCCGTGCGGGGGTCGGAAGCCGAGCGCGATGCGGTCACGCAGGCTGCACGGAAACCTGAGCTCCGGCAGCCTGCGACACCATCCGCGTTCCCCTTGATCGTTCGGTTCGGTCGTCGGTTTCTCCGGTACCGCCCGGGCCCGCACCCCCCGGCGCCGGCCTGGGCTCAGTTCAGTGCCTCACCGACCAGGGCGAGGTTCTCGATGGCCGCGAGACCGTACAGCGCCGTGGAGTTGGTGCTGATCCACGTGGCGTCGGTCCCGGGGTTGAGCACAGTGGGCCCGCTGATCTCCGTGGTCGTCCACGGGGTCTTCGCGTCCGGGTAGCCGTCGCCCGCGGTGAACTTGCTCCAGGCCCGGGTGGCCAGCGCGGCTTCGCCGGTCAGGCTCGCCGCGTACGCGTCCAGACGGGAGTGGCCCTGGACCAGGCTTGCCTTGAAACTCGCGCCGTAGCGGGCCACCTGTTCGGCGGAGGTGGCGTTGAAGGAACGGCAGTAGTCCAGCCAGGCGGTCCGGAAGCCGGGGATGTCGCTCTCGTCGAGGGCGTCGATGAGCTCGGCGGCCAGTTCGGGCAGGCCGAAGCTCGCGGAGAGGTGGGAGACGGCGATGACAGGCGTGGTCTGGATGGCGAAGGCGCCCGTGTCGAGGTCGTACAGACCACTGCCCTGGACGAAACCGTTGGGCTGGGCGGCGATGGTCGAGGCGCTGGCCAGCAGTTTCTTCCGTGCTGTTCGCCACTTGGGGCCGCGCCGTTCCCATTCCGTCCACCAGGCCCAGCCGAGCCCGCTCCAGTCGGTGCCGAAGCCGATCGACAGGGCGCGCCGGTCCCCAGGAACGTAACCGTCGGTGCGCACCTTGCGGTTGGGGTCGAGCCTCAGGAAGGTCTCGTCCGCGTC
The Streptomyces sp. NBC_00234 DNA segment above includes these coding regions:
- a CDS encoding alpha/beta hydrolase family protein; the encoded protein is MTPAPPRAATRNYGVYRPVLPVTSPRHPDRMVYTGDADGRCEIFAWDRSSGIERQLTDRPHGTLLCAIDDDEAVWWFDEDRGGSGGWRTQHFDGGPDRPALSGVPYGRPAGLALAAGGAVAVGIRSPEGLSIHMGRRGGTGAPVLCTTDSGSLCDLAPDGGLLAVSGPAHSARAVTLLTPDGTTVAVLSGTSERTWALGFAPTHGPLPGPAPFSGPVPTPGRPLLLVMRERAGRYHLGTWAPGRGLELLPWCSFDTETTARWYPGPGGARVLLRQDRHGRSRLFTADLNRRELTPVATPEGSILDASPAADGDVHFIWTDAVNVPRALSLSGAPLPGQSQWRLPRFGHRQDLWTPGPDGPVHTFVTTPADRPAPHPLVLLVHGGPADHDRDAYDPMVQALVGSGYAVARVNYRGSTGYGPRWRSAYSEGVGHTQVADLVRARAELLDRGIGSEGAVGLCGTSWGGYLTLLAMGTRPDLWNVGVAVKPLADCVTAFRHSTPALQALDTALFGGTPDQVPDAYAHASPSSYAAAIRSPLLVVAARRDAKCPPEQVEAYLAVLRAGGVDHELMWLDSGHDGYDGADHLAVIQRSLRFLGRGLPSAPVPAEPSPHPERG
- a CDS encoding RiPP maturation radical SAM C-methyltransferase, which encodes MRVLLVNMPWAPIDLPSLALGILKRSVDERVPGATADVLHANIEYVDWTTKNTEFDLEDYSYYALGSYFLGCGDWVFSSALYDDPQWRVPEFTEAMSSRVRGARMEMTKALHVTAPDFVQHIAERIVELAPDVVGFTSTFQQNTAALAAAKYVKRLAPHIATAMGGANCDGKQGETVHRNFPFVDYVLRGEGEVSFPALLRALDADEPLSDVPGLCWRDADGASVVNAMSTKPLPPASILPPDYSGYFERLASSHARHWVEPKLVVEGARGCWWGEKHHCTFCGLNGSFMQFRSKSPDVFYDEIIELARKHRVLDMYVVDNILDMGYVNTVLPRIIDSGFDLRMHIEIKSNMRQGQLQTLADAGLIFVQPGIESLNSRVLTLMDKGVTGGQNVRMLRDAATVGLSVAWNYLHGFPGEDVEDYDDVVAQLAALEHLNPPVGPSSRIAIERFSPYFNNPGLGFSELRAAEPYRLTYDLPDAEMFDLAYVFDVPPRGIGEDVVDRLNEAIVHWKRNYSGSRLTHCDLEDRIVLVSKRRAFDWTHLELTDPFELALFRLLDQPHTVKAAARKLDEDHHVGEDALRQVLTRWRALGLVFEDSGQFVQIAPPALNEEFLRIDFMRHTSARDTELAATTA
- a CDS encoding MFS transporter, whose translation is MLFWTAGAVDGLGTCASSLFLPLILLGAGYPAGLAGLVASVALVSGLVVSPVAGVFADRWPRKPMMYAAALVAAGAMGSVFVTVALGHVVLVHVLVAAAVEQAASATYGAAASGTIRRLVPPDGYARAIGYLQARDQAVQIVGPTLGGVLYQLARWVPLLADAASFLLVAVLSKAIRTDLTPGREGPAASFTRDLAEGLRFVWAEPFLRFVVVWTAGINALLGALYFHAVFASHAQGASPSSIGLILTLAGVGGLLGALAAPWLVRRVPAARIVTGASWAMVPTAAGLAFASRTWAYGLLLSGVSLIVPSVVVVLQTRAVLVTPDRLLARMGTVLGTAGQGVAVLAPVAAGVLVSAYGGRAVALGCAGAFAGLALYASSRAGLVARETP
- a CDS encoding DUF3592 domain-containing protein — encoded protein: MSVSFLANAERAPGTVVSLEWRNDDNGVSRKKRGNDKPAAYPVVEFTSADGTPRTFRSSTGSNPPSYEEGERVEVLYRANSPEDARIKGFASLWLLPLIFGGIGLVIAGVGTGVALAGRRS
- a CDS encoding DUF5825 family protein, with amino-acid sequence MTPALTGTAPFTVTASRDYDPEVGTLPSMSLGRYEIDITGGEAARRLFAAGARHVTLPRPVDVTDPADAAWSVRALSFVGDLSSLAISVDWQLHTGPDPDAWRHYSHLHPPTAVLGTADPAAAALAWRNAYYICKCVFRHGPGFIQVRDRRYGELRRFTIDEPEYHDAIGALTDGARADAIPRPILDDLMGETLVLRLGDHLWWAPYRVRRWSEAPLVI